In Salmonella enterica subsp. enterica serovar Typhimurium str. LT2, a single window of DNA contains:
- a CDS encoding IS903 transposase encodes MPSFQNRVPMAKQKFKITHRPATLRQRGSLTVWLDEFCYCNMEQQRTQPEGRG; translated from the coding sequence TTGCCATCGTTTCAGAATCGGGTTCCTATGGCAAAGCAAAAGTTTAAAATCACCCACCGGCCAGCCACACTCAGGCAGCGCGGTTCGCTGACAGTCTGGCTTGACGAGTTCTGCTATTGCAACATGGAGCAACAGCGCACACAGCCTGAAGGCCGTGGCTAA
- a CDS encoding putative periplasmic protein (similar to E. coli orf, hypothetical protein (AAC73748.1); Blastp hit to AAC73748.1 (184 aa), 38% identity in aa 61 - 150, 32% identity in aa 22 - 151, 36% identity in aa 57 - 131, 38% identity in aa 123 - 175, 30-1073758628dentity in aa 105 - 164, 22% identity in aa 10 - 129), which yields MEIKFLSLCILAGVLFVSQVNASANNGKDDVKYAALTQKDLDALPVEKRASVLDELGFIHEYGLSVPMNRERALQYYKQACELGGNYGCYNVKYAYQYGDGVAKDSAQANKYAKKMNLDNLLIEQEYIDKFSQEIYMAKALADTDKSQRAAFISILIHALNNRPESDALFFSRIGFNQEKTFRLATLWSQDGDPQMDYQMGRLTLNDFSGRYADEPYQARPASLKWFRAAAEKGVVEAQSLLGGIYSGGEGDEWGIKPDIQEAQKWYGQAAKQGDSDAQIALGKIYYSGATGRTDYAKALALFTQVENDGTNSRSTMPLSWMYYNGLGTAPDCDKAWSYYKKASRYVGKKVEEKIFLSKCAADIQSRKNNADALPKVTLKKERIFSRGITAKPKECALIFQIGTDKIRNMANLHITLELKNADGMATEETLMIPPFGLNTLGIDMQNHDVDPLVTPYDLPLYTQDFCHGIGDIHFTLKSATATINGKNVDLLKADSVRFLDKE from the coding sequence ATGGAAATTAAATTTTTATCATTATGTATTTTAGCGGGTGTTTTATTTGTTAGCCAGGTGAATGCTTCAGCGAACAACGGTAAAGATGATGTAAAATATGCTGCGCTTACCCAGAAGGATCTTGATGCTTTGCCTGTGGAAAAAAGAGCTTCGGTTCTGGATGAACTGGGGTTTATCCATGAATACGGCCTTAGTGTACCGATGAATCGCGAACGGGCGTTGCAGTATTACAAGCAGGCCTGTGAGCTTGGCGGTAACTACGGCTGTTATAATGTGAAGTATGCTTATCAGTATGGCGACGGAGTGGCGAAAGATAGCGCTCAGGCCAATAAGTATGCTAAGAAAATGAATCTGGATAATTTATTGATTGAGCAAGAATATATTGATAAGTTTTCGCAAGAAATTTACATGGCAAAAGCATTGGCCGATACGGATAAATCGCAGCGGGCGGCATTTATTAGTATACTAATTCATGCTCTAAATAATAGACCCGAGAGCGATGCGCTTTTTTTTAGCCGTATTGGATTTAACCAGGAAAAAACATTTCGGCTGGCTACGTTATGGTCGCAGGATGGCGACCCGCAAATGGATTATCAGATGGGGCGACTCACCCTTAATGACTTTTCCGGTCGCTATGCGGACGAGCCTTATCAAGCCAGACCTGCGTCATTGAAGTGGTTTCGCGCCGCCGCGGAAAAAGGCGTCGTTGAGGCCCAATCTCTCTTGGGGGGTATTTATTCGGGGGGAGAGGGCGATGAGTGGGGGATTAAGCCAGACATTCAGGAAGCACAAAAATGGTATGGACAGGCGGCTAAGCAGGGGGACAGCGATGCACAGATTGCGTTAGGTAAAATCTATTATTCTGGCGCAACAGGGCGCACTGATTACGCTAAAGCGCTGGCATTATTTACGCAGGTTGAAAATGATGGTACTAATTCGCGCTCAACGATGCCGTTGAGTTGGATGTATTATAACGGTTTAGGTACTGCACCTGATTGTGATAAAGCCTGGTCGTATTACAAGAAAGCATCTCGATATGTAGGTAAGAAAGTTGAGGAAAAAATATTTTTAAGTAAATGCGCAGCGGATATTCAGAGTCGAAAAAACAATGCGGATGCTTTACCTAAAGTAACCCTGAAAAAAGAGAGAATTTTCTCTCGCGGGATAACGGCTAAACCGAAAGAATGCGCACTAATTTTTCAGATTGGCACAGATAAAATCCGTAACATGGCGAATTTGCATATTACGCTTGAACTGAAGAATGCTGATGGAATGGCAACTGAGGAAACGTTGATGATTCCGCCATTCGGTTTGAATACTCTGGGGATAGATATGCAAAATCATGATGTTGATCCTCTCGTTACCCCATACGATCTCCCGCTGTATACGCAAGATTTTTGTCACGGGATCGGCGATATCCATTTTACGCTGAAATCCGCTACGGCAACGATTAACGGTAAGAATGTCGATTTACTGAAAGCTGACAGTGTGCGCTTTTTAGATAAAGAATAA
- a CDS encoding putative TPR repeat protein (similar to E. coli orf, hypothetical protein (AAC73748.1); Blastp hit to AAC73748.1 (184 aa), 35% identity in aa 77 - 179, 33% identity in aa 56 - 171) — MDIPQAIKYYEQACDLDGDYGCFNAAYFYEYGIGTQKDITQAKTLAKQLREKINLSNINLDKKVSERIIGSVYSNKLEAYRDLSFRPHFIQGLSFYFYAPQSDERKLLSRIGFDSSHLARIAILWAREGDPEVAYQTAKLVSTLYFNNETKTIDIAEALKWLRISAEKGDADSQTLLGFLYEHAGLGLQPDGEKARKWYEMAAQQGNGEALYTLGRMYYSGVLVNVDYDKALYFFKKAYEKKLQEAADYLAQMYFNGQSVDVDCQQSWHYYDNSYIKKMTQRDYLDYCEKDRKRRNDFNQQLPELTLEKYAGLFGRIDNIPLCQIGFVVNTNKLIHVANLRVELILKNDAGVSDERMVAFPPLGLNTLGAEQGMGDSFKSMGYLLMKNGDLCDYHKLTFTVKSATATINGKKVDLLKTDNLHIIQNR, encoded by the coding sequence GTGGATATTCCGCAAGCAATAAAGTACTACGAGCAGGCTTGTGATTTGGACGGTGATTATGGTTGCTTTAATGCGGCTTATTTCTATGAATATGGCATCGGTACCCAAAAGGACATTACGCAAGCGAAAACATTAGCAAAACAGCTTAGAGAAAAAATTAATCTATCCAATATCAATCTCGATAAAAAGGTGAGTGAACGTATAATTGGGAGTGTTTATAGTAATAAACTTGAGGCATATAGAGACCTTTCATTTCGTCCTCATTTTATTCAAGGCTTAAGTTTCTATTTTTATGCCCCGCAATCAGATGAGCGAAAACTGCTGAGTCGAATAGGTTTTGACTCATCACATCTTGCGCGGATAGCGATACTCTGGGCGAGAGAGGGTGATCCTGAGGTCGCGTATCAGACGGCAAAACTGGTCTCTACTTTGTATTTTAATAATGAAACGAAAACGATAGATATTGCTGAAGCGCTGAAATGGCTCCGAATTTCGGCCGAGAAGGGGGATGCCGACTCACAGACGCTGTTAGGTTTTCTTTATGAACACGCCGGATTGGGATTACAACCAGATGGAGAGAAAGCCCGGAAATGGTATGAAATGGCGGCGCAGCAAGGTAATGGAGAAGCATTGTATACGTTAGGTCGTATGTACTATTCTGGCGTACTGGTTAACGTTGATTACGATAAGGCGCTGTATTTTTTTAAAAAAGCTTATGAGAAAAAATTACAGGAGGCCGCTGATTATTTAGCACAGATGTATTTTAATGGCCAGAGTGTAGATGTCGATTGCCAACAATCCTGGCACTATTACGATAACAGCTATATAAAAAAGATGACACAACGCGATTATCTTGATTATTGTGAAAAAGATCGAAAGCGCCGTAATGATTTTAATCAGCAACTTCCTGAGCTGACATTAGAAAAATATGCGGGATTATTTGGCAGGATTGATAATATTCCTCTGTGTCAGATTGGATTTGTTGTCAATACGAATAAGTTAATTCATGTTGCGAACTTACGTGTGGAATTGATATTAAAAAATGATGCTGGAGTTAGTGACGAAAGAATGGTCGCTTTTCCTCCTTTGGGTCTCAATACTCTGGGTGCTGAACAGGGTATGGGGGATTCTTTTAAGTCGATGGGATATCTCTTGATGAAAAACGGTGACTTGTGTGATTACCATAAACTTACTTTCACCGTGAAGTCAGCGACGGCAACAATCAATGGTAAAAAAGTTGATTTACTGAAAACGGATAATTTACATATTATTCAGAATCGATAA
- the cyoE gene encoding protohaeme IX farnesyltransferase (haeme O biosynthesis) (similar to E. coli protoheme IX farnesyltransferase (haeme O biosynthesis) (AAC73531.1); Blastp hit to AAC73531.1 (296 aa), 95% identity in aa 1 - 296), which translates to MMFKQYLQVTKPGIIFGNLISVIGGFLLASKGSIDYPLFIYTLVGVSLVVASGCVFNNYIDRDIDRKMERTKNRVLVKGLISPGVSLVYATLLGIAGFMLLWFGANPLACWLGVMGFVVYVGVYSLYMKRHSVYGTLIGSLSGAAPPVIGYCAVTGDFDSGAAILLAIFSLWQMPHSYAIAIFRFKDYQAANIPVLPVVKGISVAKNHITLYIIAFAVATLMLTLGGYAGYKYLVVAAAVSVWWLGMALRGYKVEDDKVWARKLFGFSIIAITALSIMMSVDFMVPNSQNLLTYVW; encoded by the coding sequence ATGATGTTTAAGCAATACCTGCAAGTAACGAAACCAGGCATCATCTTTGGCAACCTGATCTCGGTGATCGGGGGATTTCTGCTGGCCTCAAAGGGCAGCATTGACTATCCCCTGTTCATTTATACGCTGGTCGGGGTGTCACTGGTTGTGGCGTCGGGTTGTGTATTTAACAACTACATCGACAGGGATATCGACAGGAAGATGGAAAGGACCAAGAATCGGGTGCTGGTCAAAGGCCTGATTTCTCCTGGCGTCTCGCTGGTATACGCCACCCTGCTGGGTATTGCTGGCTTTATGCTGTTGTGGTTTGGCGCCAATCCTCTGGCCTGCTGGCTGGGGGTAATGGGCTTCGTGGTCTACGTTGGCGTGTACAGCTTGTACATGAAGCGTCACTCCGTCTACGGAACGCTGATTGGTTCTCTCTCCGGCGCAGCGCCGCCGGTGATTGGCTACTGCGCCGTAACGGGCGACTTTGACAGCGGCGCGGCGATCCTGTTGGCTATTTTCAGCCTCTGGCAGATGCCGCACTCTTACGCCATCGCCATTTTCCGCTTTAAGGACTATCAGGCGGCCAATATCCCGGTTCTGCCGGTGGTAAAAGGAATCTCAGTCGCTAAAAACCACATCACGCTGTACATCATTGCGTTTGCCGTTGCAACGCTAATGCTCACGTTGGGCGGTTATGCCGGTTACAAATACCTGGTGGTCGCCGCGGCGGTCAGCGTTTGGTGGCTCGGCATGGCGCTACGCGGTTACAAAGTGGAAGATGATAAGGTCTGGGCGCGCAAGCTGTTCGGCTTCTCTATCATTGCGATTACCGCGCTGAGTATCATGATGTCCGTTGATTTTATGGTGCCGAATTCGCAGAATCTGCTGACTTACGTCTGGTAA
- the cyoD gene encoding cytochrome o ubiquinol oxidase subunit IV (similar to E. coli cytochrome o ubiquinol oxidase subunit IV (AAC73532.1); Blastp hit to AAC73532.1 (109 aa), 93% identity in aa 1 - 109): protein MSHSTESGGASHGSVKTYMTGFILSVILTVIPFWMVMTGAASPAVILGSILAMAVVQILVHLVCFLHMNTKSDEGWNMTAFIFTVLIIAILVVGSIWIMWNLNYNMMMH, encoded by the coding sequence ATGAGTCATTCTACCGAGAGCGGCGGCGCATCCCACGGCAGCGTAAAAACGTACATGACCGGCTTTATCCTGTCGGTCATCCTGACGGTTATTCCATTCTGGATGGTGATGACCGGCGCTGCCTCTCCGGCCGTTATTCTGGGATCTATCCTGGCAATGGCAGTGGTGCAGATTTTGGTGCATCTGGTGTGTTTCCTGCACATGAACACCAAATCTGATGAAGGCTGGAACATGACGGCCTTCATCTTTACCGTGCTGATCATCGCCATCCTGGTTGTGGGCTCCATCTGGATTATGTGGAACCTCAACTACAACATGATGATGCACTAA
- the cyoC gene encoding cytochrome o ubiquinol oxidase subunit III (similar to E. coli cytochrome o ubiquinol oxidase subunit III (AAC73533.1); Blastp hit to AAC73533.1 (204 aa), 96% identity in aa 1 - 204), with translation MATDTLTHATAHAHEHGHHDAGQNKIFGFWVYLMSDCILFSILFATYAVLVNGTAGGPTGKDIFELPFVLVETFLLLFSSITYGMAAIAMHKNNKSQVISWLALTFLFGAGFIGMELYEFHHLIVNGMGPDRSGFLSAFFALVGTHGLHVTSGLIWMAVLMVQVARRGLTSTNRTRIMCLSLFWHFLDVIWICVFTVVYLMGAM, from the coding sequence ATGGCAACTGATACTTTAACGCACGCGACTGCCCACGCGCACGAACACGGGCACCATGACGCAGGCCAGAACAAAATCTTCGGATTTTGGGTCTACCTGATGAGCGACTGCATTCTGTTCTCTATTCTGTTTGCTACCTATGCCGTTCTGGTGAACGGCACCGCTGGCGGCCCGACAGGTAAGGACATTTTCGAACTGCCGTTCGTTCTGGTTGAAACCTTCCTGCTGTTATTTAGCTCCATTACCTACGGCATGGCGGCGATCGCTATGCACAAGAACAACAAGAGCCAGGTTATCTCCTGGCTGGCGTTGACCTTCTTGTTCGGTGCCGGATTTATCGGGATGGAACTCTATGAATTCCATCACCTGATTGTTAACGGTATGGGCCCGGATCGCAGCGGCTTCCTGTCTGCGTTCTTCGCGCTGGTCGGCACGCACGGTCTGCACGTCACTTCCGGTTTGATCTGGATGGCGGTGCTGATGGTGCAAGTTGCCCGTCGCGGTCTGACCAGCACTAACCGTACCCGCATCATGTGTCTGAGCCTGTTCTGGCACTTCCTGGATGTGATTTGGATTTGCGTATTCACTGTTGTTTATCTGATGGGGGCGATGTAA
- the cyoB gene encoding cytochrome o ubiquinol oxidase subunit I (similar to E. coli cytochrome o ubiquinol oxidase subunit I (AAC73534.1); Blastp hit to AAC73534.1 (663 aa), 95% identity in aa 1 - 663) gives MFGKLSLDAVPFHEPIVMVTIAAIIVGGLAILAAITYFGKWTYLWKEWLTSVDHKRLGIMYIIVAIVMLLRGFADAIMMRSQQALASAGEAGFLPPHHYDQIFTAHGVIMIFFVAMPFVIGLMNLVVPLQIGARDVAFPFLNNLSFWFTVVGVILVNLSLGVGEFAQTGWLAYPPLSGIEYSPSVGVDYWIWALQLSGIGTTLTGINFFVTILKMRAPGMTMFKMPVFTWASLCANVLIIASFPILTVTVALLTLDRYLGTHFFTNDMGGNMMMYINLIWAWGHPEVYILILPVFGVFSEIAATFSRKRLFGYTSLVWATVCITVLSFIVWLHHFFTMGAGANVNAFFGITTMIIAIPTGVKIFNWLFTMYQGRIVFHSAMMWTIGFIVTFSVGGMTGVLLAVPGADFVLHNSLFLIAHFHNVIIGGVVFGCFAGMTYWWPKAFGFKLNETWGKRAFWFWIIGFFVAFMPLYVLGFMGMTRRLSQQIDPQFHTMLMVAAAGAALIALGILCQLIQIFVSIRDRDQNRDLTGDPWGGRTLEWSTSSPPPFYNFAVVPHVHERDAFWEMKEKGEAYQQPGQYEEIHMPKNSGAGIVIAAFATVFGFAMIWHIWWLAIVGFAGMIISWIVKSFDEDVDYYVPVPEVEKLENQHFDEITKAGLKNGN, from the coding sequence ATGTTCGGAAAATTATCACTGGATGCAGTACCGTTCCATGAACCTATCGTCATGGTAACGATCGCTGCAATTATCGTCGGGGGACTGGCGATACTGGCAGCGATTACTTACTTCGGTAAGTGGACCTACCTATGGAAAGAGTGGTTAACGTCGGTTGACCATAAACGCCTCGGCATCATGTATATCATCGTCGCGATTGTGATGCTGTTACGTGGTTTCGCCGATGCCATCATGATGCGTAGCCAGCAGGCGCTTGCCTCCGCAGGCGAAGCGGGTTTTCTACCGCCGCACCACTACGATCAGATCTTTACCGCTCACGGCGTAATCATGATCTTCTTCGTGGCGATGCCCTTCGTTATCGGTCTGATGAACCTGGTGGTTCCGCTGCAGATCGGCGCGCGCGACGTTGCTTTCCCTTTCCTGAACAACCTGAGCTTCTGGTTCACCGTTGTCGGCGTTATTCTGGTTAACCTCTCGCTGGGCGTGGGTGAATTCGCGCAGACAGGGTGGCTGGCTTATCCGCCGCTATCGGGAATAGAGTACAGTCCTAGCGTCGGGGTCGATTACTGGATATGGGCGTTGCAACTCTCGGGTATTGGTACGACGTTAACCGGTATCAACTTCTTCGTGACGATCCTGAAGATGCGTGCGCCGGGTATGACAATGTTCAAGATGCCGGTCTTTACCTGGGCCTCTTTGTGCGCCAACGTACTGATCATCGCCTCTTTCCCGATTCTGACGGTTACCGTCGCGTTGCTGACCCTGGATCGCTATCTGGGCACCCATTTCTTTACCAACGATATGGGCGGCAACATGATGATGTACATCAACCTGATTTGGGCCTGGGGCCATCCGGAAGTGTACATTCTGATTCTGCCGGTCTTCGGGGTATTCTCCGAAATCGCAGCGACCTTCTCGCGTAAACGTCTGTTCGGCTATACCTCGCTGGTTTGGGCGACCGTCTGTATTACCGTACTGTCGTTTATCGTTTGGCTGCACCACTTCTTCACGATGGGCGCGGGCGCGAACGTTAACGCCTTCTTCGGTATCACCACCATGATTATCGCCATCCCGACCGGGGTGAAGATCTTCAACTGGTTGTTCACCATGTATCAGGGCCGTATCGTCTTCCATTCCGCAATGATGTGGACCATTGGCTTTATCGTGACCTTCTCGGTCGGCGGTATGACCGGCGTTCTGCTGGCGGTACCGGGCGCGGACTTCGTCCTGCACAACAGTCTGTTCCTGATTGCGCACTTCCATAACGTGATCATCGGCGGCGTGGTGTTTGGCTGCTTCGCAGGTATGACCTACTGGTGGCCGAAGGCGTTTGGCTTCAAGCTGAACGAAACCTGGGGTAAACGCGCCTTCTGGTTCTGGATTATCGGTTTCTTTGTAGCCTTTATGCCGCTGTACGTACTGGGCTTCATGGGCATGACCCGTCGCCTCAGCCAGCAAATTGATCCGCAGTTCCATACGATGCTGATGGTTGCCGCCGCCGGCGCCGCGCTGATTGCGCTGGGTATCCTGTGCCAACTGATTCAGATCTTCGTTTCTATTCGCGACCGCGATCAGAACCGCGATCTGACCGGCGACCCATGGGGTGGCCGTACGCTGGAGTGGTCAACCTCTTCTCCGCCGCCGTTCTATAACTTTGCCGTTGTGCCGCACGTTCACGAACGTGACGCCTTCTGGGAAATGAAAGAAAAAGGCGAAGCGTACCAACAGCCTGGACAGTATGAAGAGATTCATATGCCGAAAAATAGCGGTGCCGGTATTGTTATCGCCGCCTTCGCGACGGTATTTGGCTTCGCCATGATCTGGCATATCTGGTGGCTGGCGATAGTGGGTTTCGCAGGCATGATCATCAGCTGGATTGTAAAAAGCTTTGATGAAGATGTGGATTACTACGTGCCGGTCCCGGAAGTCGAAAAACTGGAAAACCAGCATTTCGATGAGATTACTAAGGCAGGGCTGAAAAATGGCAACTGA
- the cyoA gene encoding cytochrome o ubiquinol oxidase subunit II (similar to E. coli cytochrome o ubiquinol oxidase subunit II (AAC73535.1); Blastp hit to AAC73535.1 (315 aa), 95% identity in aa 1 - 315), with protein sequence MRLRKYNKSLGWLSLIAGTALLSGCNSALLDPKGQIGLEQRSLILTAFGLMLIVVIPAILMAVGFAWKYRASNKDAKYSPNWSHSNKVEAVVWTVPILIIIFLAVLTWKTTHALEPSKPLAHDEKPITIEVVSMDWKWFFIYPEQGIATVNEIAFPANTPVYFKVTSNSVMNSFFIPRLGSQIYAMAGMQTRLHLIANEPGTYDGISASYSGPGFSGMKFKAIATKDRAEFDQWVAKAKQSPNTMNDMAAFEKVAMPSEYNKVEYFSSVKPDLFKDVINKFMGHGKSMDMTQPEGEHSSHEGMEGMDMSHAESANSKG encoded by the coding sequence ATGAGACTCAGGAAATACAATAAAAGTTTGGGATGGTTGTCATTAATTGCAGGCACTGCATTACTCAGTGGCTGTAATTCTGCGCTGCTGGATCCCAAAGGACAGATTGGACTGGAGCAACGTTCGCTGATACTGACGGCATTTGGCCTGATGTTGATCGTCGTTATTCCCGCCATCTTGATGGCTGTTGGTTTCGCCTGGAAGTATCGTGCGAGTAATAAGGATGCGAAGTATAGCCCGAACTGGTCACACTCCAATAAAGTGGAAGCCGTGGTCTGGACGGTGCCTATCTTAATCATCATTTTCCTTGCCGTACTGACCTGGAAAACCACGCACGCGCTTGAACCAAGCAAGCCGCTGGCGCATGACGAAAAACCGATCACCATCGAAGTGGTTTCCATGGACTGGAAATGGTTCTTCATCTATCCGGAGCAGGGTATCGCCACCGTCAACGAGATCGCCTTCCCGGCGAACACGCCGGTTTATTTCAAAGTGACCTCCAACTCCGTGATGAACTCCTTCTTTATCCCGCGTCTGGGTAGCCAGATTTATGCCATGGCCGGTATGCAAACACGTTTGCATCTGATCGCCAACGAACCCGGAACCTACGATGGCATCTCCGCCAGCTATAGCGGCCCGGGCTTCTCTGGTATGAAGTTTAAAGCTATCGCCACCAAAGACCGCGCAGAATTCGACCAATGGGTCGCAAAAGCGAAGCAGTCTCCGAACACCATGAATGATATGGCGGCGTTCGAGAAAGTGGCTATGCCAAGCGAGTACAACAAGGTGGAATATTTCTCCAGCGTGAAACCTGATTTGTTCAAGGACGTTATTAACAAATTCATGGGCCACGGTAAGAGCATGGACATGACCCAACCTGAAGGTGAGCACAGCTCGCATGAAGGAATGGAAGGTATGGACATGAGCCACGCGGAATCCGCCAACTCCAAGGGTTGA
- the ampG gene encoding MFS family, muropeptide transporter (similar to E. coli regulates beta-lactamase synthesis (AAC73536.1); Blastp hit to AAC73536.1 (491 aa), 91% identity in aa 1 - 490), whose translation MSSQYLRIFQQPRSAILLILGFASGLPLALTSGTLQAWMTVENIDLKTIGFFSLVGQAYVFKFLWSPLMDRYTPPFLGRRRGWLLATQLLLLAAIAAMGFLEPGTQLRWMAALAVVIAFCSASQDIVFDAWKTDVLPAEERGAGAAISVLGYRLGMLVSGGLALWLADRWLGWQGMYWLMAALLIPCIIATLLAPEPTDTIPSPKSLEQAVVAPLRDFFGRNNAWLILLLIVLYKLGDAFAMSLTTTFLIRGVGFDAGEVGVVNKTLGLLATIVGALYGGILMQRLSLFRALLIFGILQGASNAGYWLLSITDKNMFSMGAAVFFENLCGGMGTAAFVALLMTLCNKSFSATQFALLSALSAVGRVYVGPVAGWFVEAHGWPTFYLFSVVAAVPGLLLLLVCRQTLEYSWQSERFIPRTQYRGAYNFALSILLAGVALLAVWVLLLTMNAVDYTNFSFLPELLETAVVVAVCGIVFGGLLDYLALRKTRLL comes from the coding sequence ATGTCAAGTCAATATTTACGTATTTTCCAGCAACCGCGCTCAGCCATTCTGCTGATATTGGGTTTTGCCTCCGGTCTCCCGCTGGCGCTCACCTCCGGTACGCTACAGGCGTGGATGACCGTCGAGAATATCGATCTTAAAACGATTGGCTTCTTCTCGCTGGTTGGTCAGGCCTATGTGTTTAAGTTTCTCTGGTCCCCGCTGATGGACCGCTACACGCCGCCTTTTTTAGGTCGTCGTCGCGGTTGGTTACTCGCCACCCAACTGTTGTTACTGGCGGCGATTGCGGCGATGGGCTTTCTTGAACCCGGCACGCAGCTACGCTGGATGGCGGCGCTGGCGGTGGTGATTGCTTTTTGCTCCGCCTCGCAGGATATCGTGTTCGACGCCTGGAAAACCGATGTTTTACCCGCAGAAGAACGCGGCGCTGGCGCGGCAATCAGCGTGCTTGGCTACCGGTTGGGGATGCTGGTTTCCGGCGGACTGGCGCTATGGCTGGCCGATCGCTGGCTCGGCTGGCAGGGCATGTACTGGCTGATGGCGGCATTGTTGATCCCCTGCATTATCGCCACCTTACTGGCGCCGGAACCGACCGATACTATCCCGTCCCCGAAATCGCTGGAACAGGCCGTCGTCGCGCCGCTACGCGATTTCTTTGGCCGTAATAACGCCTGGCTGATTTTACTGCTCATTGTGCTTTATAAACTGGGGGACGCCTTCGCTATGAGCCTGACCACCACCTTTTTGATTCGCGGCGTCGGCTTTGACGCTGGTGAAGTTGGCGTGGTCAATAAAACGCTGGGCCTGTTGGCAACGATCGTCGGCGCGTTATACGGCGGCATATTAATGCAGCGTCTTTCGCTGTTTCGCGCGCTGCTGATTTTCGGCATTTTGCAAGGCGCGTCCAACGCCGGTTACTGGTTGCTCTCCATTACCGATAAAAACATGTTCAGCATGGGCGCGGCGGTCTTTTTCGAAAATCTGTGCGGCGGGATGGGTACTGCCGCCTTTGTCGCCTTATTAATGACGCTATGTAATAAGTCGTTTTCCGCAACACAGTTTGCCCTACTGTCGGCCCTCTCCGCAGTAGGCCGCGTTTATGTTGGTCCTGTAGCGGGCTGGTTCGTTGAAGCGCACGGCTGGCCGACATTCTACCTCTTCTCGGTTGTCGCCGCCGTTCCCGGGCTGTTACTGTTGCTGGTCTGTCGGCAAACGCTGGAATATAGCTGGCAGAGCGAGCGTTTCATTCCCCGCACGCAATACCGTGGCGCCTACAATTTCGCGCTTTCAATCCTGCTCGCGGGCGTCGCTTTGCTGGCGGTATGGGTACTCCTGCTGACCATGAACGCGGTGGATTACACTAACTTCTCATTCCTGCCCGAATTGCTTGAGACTGCGGTAGTGGTTGCCGTGTGCGGCATTGTCTTTGGCGGGTTGCTGGACTACCTGGCGCTACGAAAAACACGCCTGCTGTAA